The Paraburkholderia sabiae genome includes a region encoding these proteins:
- a CDS encoding LysR family transcriptional regulator, with protein MDRFEAMSVYVRVVETGSLSAAARAIPMSLTSVSRHISALEEQFGAQLLRRTTRNLAMTDEGRILYDRAKSILGEVDELGSALSAGRGKLSGRLRIAAPNLLGRLLIAPLLPRFLAQHPDVAVDLMLVDRVVNLVEEGLHLAVRVGRLPDSSLVARKLDDIEMVVCAAPSYLAQRGTPRKPDDLRQHDCLVFSDASGPVDWRFQSGATRTRVSVTGRLWMNSLDALVSAALEGAGIVRAPAWQVAAHIEAGRLQPVLDRFAPPATPVYVLFERSKLASPKIRTFVDYLADHWGRM; from the coding sequence ATGGACCGCTTTGAAGCGATGAGCGTCTACGTGCGGGTCGTGGAGACGGGCAGCCTGTCCGCGGCGGCGCGCGCGATCCCGATGTCGTTGACGTCGGTCAGCCGGCATATTTCGGCGCTCGAAGAGCAGTTCGGCGCGCAACTGCTCCGCCGCACCACGCGCAACCTCGCGATGACGGACGAGGGCCGCATTCTCTACGATCGCGCGAAGTCGATTCTCGGCGAAGTGGACGAGCTTGGCAGCGCGCTATCCGCGGGTCGGGGGAAGCTGTCGGGACGGCTGCGGATCGCCGCGCCGAACCTGCTCGGCCGCCTGCTGATCGCGCCGCTGCTGCCGCGCTTTCTTGCACAGCATCCGGATGTCGCCGTCGATCTGATGCTCGTCGATCGCGTCGTCAATCTCGTCGAGGAAGGTCTGCATCTCGCCGTGCGCGTGGGCCGGTTGCCGGATTCGAGCCTCGTCGCGCGCAAGCTCGATGACATCGAAATGGTGGTGTGCGCCGCGCCGTCGTATCTGGCGCAGCGCGGCACGCCTCGCAAGCCCGACGATCTGCGCCAGCACGATTGCCTGGTGTTCTCGGATGCGTCCGGGCCGGTGGACTGGCGTTTCCAGTCGGGTGCGACGCGCACGCGCGTAAGCGTGACGGGGCGTCTGTGGATGAACAGCCTCGATGCGCTGGTGTCGGCGGCGCTCGAAGGTGCGGGCATCGTGCGCGCGCCCGCGTGGCAGGTCGCGGCGCATATCGAGGCAGGACGCTTGCAGCCCGTCCTCGACAGATTCGCGCCGCCCGCGACGCCCGTGTATGTGCTGTTCGAACGCTCGAAGCTGGCGTCGCCGAAGATCAG